In the genome of Quercus robur chromosome 3, dhQueRobu3.1, whole genome shotgun sequence, one region contains:
- the LOC126716764 gene encoding transcription factor bHLH149-like isoform X1 → MYIVKLFSSMESTISNPDFNIEEEELKRTKRRKTETRDPESDPKPETIRWRSESEQRNYSTKLVEALRQVRRNSSSSSSSPSSAKLSSSSSSVGRHREIRDAANRVLAVSAKGKTRWSRAILTSRLSSKLAHNNTKHKKGANRAGAKVTGCSRLSRPEKKRLPAVQRKVKVLGRLVPGCRKVSLPNLLEEATDYIAALQMQVRAMTKITEILTGAPVNRLGTS, encoded by the exons AT GtatattgtgaaattgttttCTTCAATGGAGTCGACGATCTCAAACCCGGATTTCaacatagaagaagaagagttgaaGCGAACGAAGCGTAGAAAAACCGAGACGCGAGATCCGGAATCGGATCCAAAACCCGAGACGATCAGATGGAGATCCGAATCGGAGCAACGAAACTACTCCACAAAGCTCGTCGAAGCTCTCCGCCAAGTCCGCCGCaattcctcctcctcctcctcctcgcCGTCGTCAGCCAagctctcctcctcctcctcctccgtAGGACGACACCGCGAGATCCGAGACGCGGCGAACCGAGTTCTCGCCGTATCGGCCAAAGGAAAAACCCGGTGGAGCCGGGCGATTCTAACGAGTCGACTCAGTTCGAAACTCGCCCACAACAACACGAAGCACAAGAAAGGAGCGAACAGAGCCGGCGCCAAGGTGACCGGCTGTAGCCGGTTGAGTAGGCCGGAGAAGAAGAGGTTACCGGCTGTGCAAAGGAAAGTGAAGGTTTTGGGCCGGTTAGTCCCCGGTTGCCGAAAAGTCTCGCTGCCAAACCTTCTAGAAGAAGCCACTGATTACATAGCGGCTTTGCAGATGCAAGTGCGAGCCATGACCAAAATCACTGAGATTCTAACCGGCGCTCCGGTTAACCGGCTCGGTACGAGCTGa
- the LOC126716764 gene encoding transcription factor bHLH149-like isoform X2 has translation MESTISNPDFNIEEEELKRTKRRKTETRDPESDPKPETIRWRSESEQRNYSTKLVEALRQVRRNSSSSSSSPSSAKLSSSSSSVGRHREIRDAANRVLAVSAKGKTRWSRAILTSRLSSKLAHNNTKHKKGANRAGAKVTGCSRLSRPEKKRLPAVQRKVKVLGRLVPGCRKVSLPNLLEEATDYIAALQMQVRAMTKITEILTGAPVNRLGTS, from the coding sequence ATGGAGTCGACGATCTCAAACCCGGATTTCaacatagaagaagaagagttgaaGCGAACGAAGCGTAGAAAAACCGAGACGCGAGATCCGGAATCGGATCCAAAACCCGAGACGATCAGATGGAGATCCGAATCGGAGCAACGAAACTACTCCACAAAGCTCGTCGAAGCTCTCCGCCAAGTCCGCCGCaattcctcctcctcctcctcctcgcCGTCGTCAGCCAagctctcctcctcctcctcctccgtAGGACGACACCGCGAGATCCGAGACGCGGCGAACCGAGTTCTCGCCGTATCGGCCAAAGGAAAAACCCGGTGGAGCCGGGCGATTCTAACGAGTCGACTCAGTTCGAAACTCGCCCACAACAACACGAAGCACAAGAAAGGAGCGAACAGAGCCGGCGCCAAGGTGACCGGCTGTAGCCGGTTGAGTAGGCCGGAGAAGAAGAGGTTACCGGCTGTGCAAAGGAAAGTGAAGGTTTTGGGCCGGTTAGTCCCCGGTTGCCGAAAAGTCTCGCTGCCAAACCTTCTAGAAGAAGCCACTGATTACATAGCGGCTTTGCAGATGCAAGTGCGAGCCATGACCAAAATCACTGAGATTCTAACCGGCGCTCCGGTTAACCGGCTCGGTACGAGCTGa